The following proteins are co-located in the Ensifer sp. WSM1721 genome:
- a CDS encoding NAD(P)-dependent oxidoreductase: MTILVTGSAGHLGEALMRSLLAAGRDVRGIDIKPCDFTDLVGSIADRAFVRQALKNVRAVVHAATLHKPHVATHGYSEFVETNIAGTLNLLEEAAEAGVGAFVFTSTTSAFGSALTPAPGEPAAWITEEVTPIPRNIYGVSKVAAEGLCELFSRRHGLPVVVLRTSRFFPEADDDAEIRGRYDTANAQANELLNRRADIEDVVSAHIAALEKAEEIRFGRYIVSAPTPFARDDLATLRTDAPAIVRRHFPECEVLYAERGWRLFPTIDRVYVSAQAMASLAWRPKYDFRHVLRCLRRGEDFRSPLALEIGSKGYHDTVFANGPYPVA; the protein is encoded by the coding sequence GGCCGCGATGTTCGCGGCATCGATATCAAGCCTTGCGATTTCACCGATCTCGTCGGATCGATCGCCGACCGTGCCTTCGTCCGCCAGGCACTGAAGAATGTTCGCGCCGTCGTCCACGCCGCGACGCTGCACAAGCCGCATGTCGCAACGCACGGCTATTCCGAATTCGTCGAGACCAATATCGCCGGTACGCTCAACCTGCTCGAAGAGGCAGCCGAGGCCGGCGTCGGCGCCTTCGTCTTCACCAGCACTACGAGCGCTTTCGGTTCGGCTCTGACGCCGGCGCCCGGTGAGCCGGCCGCATGGATCACCGAGGAAGTGACGCCGATTCCGCGCAACATTTACGGCGTCAGCAAAGTCGCGGCGGAAGGCCTATGCGAACTCTTCTCCCGCCGGCACGGGTTGCCCGTAGTCGTCCTGCGCACCTCGCGTTTCTTTCCAGAGGCAGACGACGATGCGGAAATCCGCGGCCGCTACGATACGGCCAATGCGCAGGCGAACGAGTTGCTCAATCGCCGCGCGGACATCGAGGACGTGGTGAGTGCGCATATCGCGGCGCTAGAAAAGGCGGAAGAGATTCGCTTCGGCCGCTACATCGTGTCGGCGCCGACGCCCTTCGCGCGTGACGATCTCGCAACGTTGCGGACGGACGCGCCTGCCATCGTCCGGCGTCATTTTCCCGAATGCGAGGTGCTTTATGCCGAACGCGGATGGCGGCTCTTCCCGACGATCGACCGCGTCTATGTCAGCGCCCAGGCAATGGCCTCGCTCGCCTGGCGCCCGAAGTACGATTTCCGGCATGTGCTCCGATGCCTTCGGCGCGGAGAGGATTTCCGGAGCCCGCTCGCCCTCGAAATAGGGTCCAAGGGTTATCACGACACCGTCTTTGCCAACGGGCCCTATCCGGTCGCTTGA